Part of the Ochotona princeps isolate mOchPri1 chromosome 15, mOchPri1.hap1, whole genome shotgun sequence genome, tcagcaggaagctggagcagaaacacATTGAATCTTACACTGTCTTGGCTGCTCAGCTAAACACTGCACTGTGACTTAACTTTTATTGATATTTGAGAGATTTCTTGAGTTTAGTTGTCATGTTTTTCACATGACCTGTGTATTAATTTTTTGGTGTTATCTTTAGGCTAGTATAGCCCCCTGAGTTTTTCACCCATAAATCTTTAATACTGTTCACCTTAAAGGTTTTGATAATTGCATAGTGAATATTTTTGATACCTAGCAGATGTCTAGAAAATTAAGAGAATGAGTTTTAGACTCaatcatttgaatatattttatgatCATGTAGGAAGATGTCTAAGAACTATTAAGTGATTAACTATATTTCAAATCTTCAACCTTAACaccaaaatatatcttttttttcttattaactgCCTTTTACTAACTCTTATAATAGGATTATAGAACTCAATGGTGGACAACCACCTCTTACTTACAAAAGATTCCAGACTCTCATCAGCAAAATGGAACCTCTAGAAATTCCAGAGGAGACAATTACTTCAGAAGTAATAGAAAAATGCACAACTCCTCTGTCTGAAGACCATGATGAGAAATATGGAGTCCCTTCTCTGGAAGAGCTGGGTGGGTATAAACTATAATAAATACAAGACCTGACAGCTTGAGCCATAAATCACTCAGAAAATTCAACTCTTTAATTTTTCCACATAAAGTATTAATGCATtaaggggggaagagagagagagagaaaaaactccTAAGCCAAGAAGTGATAATTCTGTACATTagttgtgcacacacacactctgggtgggtgggttggtgtgcgtgtgagagagagagagagagagagagagagagagagaggcgggagGGGGACGATGCTGTCACCAGGTGTACATCTAAAGGACAGAGATCATGTCCTGTCCCGTGCAGGCCCTCAGTCGGTTTCTGTgctgttttcatcattttttctctCAACTGTggttaaataaaaattgttttaattccGGAGAATtgattgaatatttatttacttatctaggTTTTGATACAGATGGCTTATCTtctgcagtgtggcctggtggagAAACTGAAGCACTTACACGTTTGGAAAGGCATTTGGAAAGAAAAGTATGACAATCTAGATCATCTAGCCATGCTTTTATTTCCAATCtggcattttaaaaacaattccattctcctttaaaaataaaaagcagactgTTGAAAAGAAGCATTTAGGGAAATAGTTACATAAacccaattttaaaaatgaactatcTCCACATTTAAATGTCCTTTCCCctattttttgattatttttcttgattatttCCTACTTTTCTATTTAAGCTGGTTTCTGATGATGAGAACATTGAAGCTAGAGCAGAATTTTCCTGTCAATCTCAGTGTCAGGTAGAGGGTGCTCTCAGCCATGTGTTGGGACTTGGAAGATGATGTTTTTCATATGAGTATGTGCTGCATGAGAATGATTGAACTAAAAAAAAGTTCACCTTTCCTTTATGTTTATTAAAACAAGTAATTTGTGGCTTAGATAATGTTGTTCTCCAAGAACTATGTAGCTATTTTTTCAAAAACCACCATTTTGAATACTTTGTTACAAAGGAGAAGACAATGTGATTCTTGCTGTATTTTCAGGCTTGGGTAGCAAATTTTGAAAGACCTCGAATGAATGCAAATTCCTTGCTTGCAAGCCCCACTGGACTCAGTCCTTATCTCCGATTTGGTTGTTTGTCATGTAGACTGTTCTACTTCAAACTAACAGATCTCTACAAGAAGGTATTTATTGTCTACAATTAGAGCTTATTTTTCAAAACTCATTGTTAAAAATTGCTGTtaatatttctttgctttttaatcaCAGGTAAAAAAGAACAGttcccctcctctttctctttatgGGCAGCTGTTGTGGCGTGAGTTTTTCTATACAGCCGCAACAAATAATCCACGCTTTGATAAAATGGAAGGAAACCCCATCTGTGTTCAGATTCCTTGGGATAAAAATCCTGAAGCTTTAGCCAAATGGGCTGAAGGTCGGACAGGCTTTCCTTGGATTGATGCCATCATGACACAGCTTCGTCAGGAGGGTTGGATTCACCATCTAGCCAGACATGCAGTTGCTTGCTTCCTGACACGAGGTGACCTGTGGATCAGTTGGGAAGAAGGAATGAAGGTAAGTGTTCTGGTAATGTAGTCTGGTCTTTGAAGAAATTCTAGGTGCTGTATACTGGATAGATTGTAGTGTGGTGTTCAGTGAATGAAACACTGACTCACCACAATATAGGCATACTTTTGGACAACAGGATGGTATAGTCAGGAGAAATGTTGAACAGTCTAAAGCTGTGAATCTAAAATCATTGAAGTGTTTAAGCAGGCTATCATTTAAGAGAATTAGCACTCTAATCATTGAAGTAAATTAGCACtctgtattttattgtatagatatatttatatgtgaTCATTCTGTAACAAAAAGAAGTTGTCTAAGAATTCTCAAATAGTGAATTCATATTCTAAATCTTAACATATAAACCATTTCACTTCATTCCAACATTAAAGTTTTTAATAATAACTTCTGTTACACAAAGTGAAGCATACTGTGTTTTATTATATATTGTGTTATGTAACAGGATTTATATATATGTTCTCCCTCTGCCCATAATATAAATTTTCTCTATCCAAGGGCCATTtctgagcttttttaaaaatgtcctttaTTTCCTAGGACAAAATTGTACATAAAGATGTATAGTGCATATTTAATAAGTTTATAATGATCATTTATTTCAAATCCTTATTTGAATTAAGGAATTCAAAACCtaaatttgtaatatttttgaaGTATATTTGTATATGAATATGCACCCTTTATTTAGGCCACTTTACTAAGCTTCTaagttttgttgatttatttggtAGTGCTTTTGCTATTTTGAAAGTGGGTTACTACTTTTTATCTGTTAATATCCTGTCTCTTAAATCAGTGATTCTACAGTAATTTTTTTATCCTACCTCCACTAAAACTGCAAagattggaaaagtagattttctttaaaaatctacattaccaatatttttcttttcctgaaatgcCTCAGTATAAGATAGAACATACACAAAAAGCTAACTTGGGATGTTTTAATTTTACAGTTCTGTACTAATTTTCTTTACCTTGACTTTTGACCTACAGTGACCTCAAAAATGCTTGCTTTGAGAGTTATATTTGTGCAAACTAATTGGTTATTGTTACTTCTGAAGGTATTTGAAGAATTATTGCTTGATGCAGATTGGAGCATAAATGCTGGAAGTTGGATGTGGCTATCTTGTAGCTCCTTTTTCCAACAGTTTTTTCACTGCTATTGCCCTGTTGGTTTTGGTAGGAGAACAGATCCCAATGGAGACTATATCAGGTAAAtcaagggtgattttttttttttaaaagatttatttatttcattacaaagtcagatatacagagaggagagacagagaggaagatcttccgtccgatgattcactccccaagtgagccgcaacggccggtgcggcgccgatctgaagccgggaaccaggaacctcttccgggtctcccacacgggtacagtgtcccagtgcattgggccgtcctcgactgccttcccaggccacaagcagggagctggatgggaagtggagttgccgggattagaaccggtgcccatatgggatcccagggcatttaaggcgaggactttagctgctaggccacaccgccgggcccaatcaagGGTGATTATTACTCAGTTTGGAATAGCTAATCCGGAAGAGCTTTTGATGTTTAAGCAACTCTATAAGTATCCCCCTCTCAGGATGGGTAGCAGAAATAAGGAGAAGGGTAAACAGATCATTTAAATGGTATTGACTTGATTTTAGTCACCCATAGCTGGTAGTTTCTGATCATTTGCTCATAGtgcattttattaataatttttcttccttctccccaaaGGCGTTATTTGCCTGTCCTAAGAGGCTTTCCTGCAAAATATATCTATGATCCCTGGAATGCACCAGAAGGTATTCAAAAGGTAGCCAAATGTTTGATAGGAGTTAATTATCCAAAACCAATGGTGAACCATGCTGAGGCAAGCCGTTTAAATATTGAAAGGATGAAACAGATCTATCAGCAGCTTTCACGGTACAGAGGTCTAGGTATGTATGTAGttgcatttgatttttttgtttgtttgaggcaGCTGTTTCTGTATTTATCATAATTTTTATCTTGATCATAATTTGATaggatttttttctattcagGTCTTCTTGCATCAGTACCTTCTAATCCTAATGGGAATGGAGGCCTCATGGGATATTCTCCTGGAGAAAATATCCCCGGCTGTAGCAACAGTGGGAGTAAGTGAAAAGGAAATTACTGCACTTTATCACATAGAGAAATTAGTGATCAGATACACTGTTTATTGAAGCTTACTATGATAtgttctgtaaaaatctgtcttccaacTCAGCATAATAAATCTATACCCATGCACACACAATTATCACCTCACTCAACTGGTGACATTTTAGAGGTGGAAAATATTAGTACATGTAATAAAATATTAGTAAATGTAATAAAATTAACTGAATTAACTGAATCAAGTTAAAGATCTTGCAAACTGAGTGATGAGAAGAATTTTAAGGGTAAAATGAAATTTATATCCCTTATTTTCAgaatgttcattatttttaattctctttagATGTGTCCCAGTTATGTACAGAGGATCACTTtgtacatgcatttattttttcctccCAATCTTGTCTGTACTAATTTTCTGAATGATATGTGTTTAGTACCAAGTAACCCttgtttaaacaacaacaaaaagcgaTTATTTAAAGCACAAACTGGCAGAGAATGAGGGACAGCGAGAGAGAGTGAAgacttatccactggttcatttccccatatGGCAAATGGGCCAACCAAAGTCgggagcctgaagctccatctgagtcccccacatgggtctcaggggcccaagtcttgagccatcatctgcttgtcaggaacagagcaggaagctagatcagaagcagagcagccacgactcaagccagtgctccagtataggatgccagcattgcaagtggcagcttaattacTAACCCAATTgcgtaaaatcttttttttttttagattttttttttttacttgaaagtcagagttacaaagagaggaagagacagataaatcttccatccactgtttgactctccaaatggttacaacaggcAGCATTGGGCTATTCCAGAGCTgttagccaggaacttcttccagatctcctacctgGGTTGGGTGCAGGAGCGCTAGGCTTTGGGAAGTGCTCTGCCACccttccaggccatcagcaagggctggatcagaactgccaggacacaagccaagTCACATAGGCCATTCTGGtgccataggtggaggattagcctattatgctactgtgccagctcCTTGCATAAATTCTTGatatatatgtattaataatGTTAAGTTGATATGTATTGGGAATTTGAACTTAAATCATGccattattttatctttattacaaagtcagatatactgagaggaggagagatagagaggaagtggagctgccgggattagaaccagcggccacatgggatcaaggcgaggaccttagccactaggccatgccgctgagcCCAATCATGCCAGTTTTTAAGGTTGTAGCCAAACACAGTTTGAGatgaagtaattaaaaataagcaacatTTGAGGAATGGTTATTTTTTTTGATCAGATATTCTCTGTAAGATTAAGACCTTTTCTAAAATCTGATTGGACAATTTAGAAATACCCTGCATCCTTTTGAGAACAGCATGTATTTTATCTTCTGAAAGTTAGATGAAAGACATCGGTAACACTCGGAGTGTCTACCTTGTTCCCACAGTAGAGAATATTAGCATACATCTTCACAATAACCTTCTGGGAAGATGGTGGTAGAACCCTCATTTTGTGACTGGGAAATATCATAGAAAGGTTTGGTAATTTAGCCAAAATCCCATAGTAACTTACTAATTGAACTAAGATTTGGATCTAAGTCAAATCAGCCTCAAAACTCATAGTGTTTCCTGTTATAGTTAACCTTCTCTGCAAAGGTAAATGccacagatatttttttttaaagatttactcattttattacagccagatatacacagagaaggagagacagagaggaagatcttccatccgatgtttcactccccaagtcagctgcaacgggccggtgtgcgccgatctgaagccaggaacctggaacctcttccgggtctcccacgtgggtgcagtgtcccaatgcattgggccatcctcgactgctttcccaggccacaagcagggagctggatgggaagtggagctgccaggattagaaccggcgcccatatgggatcccggggctttcaaggcgaggactttagctgctaggccatgccgccgagccctctGTATCACTTTTGTATGGAGTAACTTGCTGTAGCTGTCTGCTCCCACTCCCCTGAGAGTGCCTGGAGGCAGACCCTATGTCTTGGCAGTATTTTATCCCTGGTTCCTGGTATATTCTCTGGCATAAACAGACATTCAgcacatatgtaatatataaataaaatgtggaaggAATGAATAGATACAATTTAATTCAGTGGTGAAATACACACTACTCTTACCATTCTGATCATTTTTCATTGTATACTTCAGTGGTATTCAGTATGTCCCCATAGCTGTTTGAAACTTTAACTAACATTCTGTAGTGAGTACCATGGGGTGACAAGTCTCACAGTAAGGAAAAGTCATACTGATGATAAGCTCAGGAGTCGCACCATTCAGTGGTGAATGTGTCCTCGGCCAGGCCTGACCTGTAAAGAGCTGTTCTTTAGAAAGTGACCATTAAGACTTTGCCTTTGAAGTGCCAATATTTCTGTGACCTAAAACTTCATTTTTCTTGATCTgggaatgtaatttttttttatcaaggagGATTGAAGTTTAGTCTTTTAATCTTGAAAGTATATACATCCctcctctggtctctgtctctctgctctctctcttctctctcttgctct contains:
- the CRY1 gene encoding cryptochrome-1 isoform X1, yielding MGVNAVHWFRKGLRLHDNPALKECIQGADTIRCVYILDPWFAGSSNVGINRWRFLLQCLEDLDANLRKLNSRLFVIRGQPADVFPRLFKEWNITKLSIEYDSEPFGKERDAAIKKLATEAGVEVIVRISHTLYDLDKIIELNGGQPPLTYKRFQTLISKMEPLEIPEETITSEVIEKCTTPLSEDHDEKYGVPSLEELGFDTDGLSSAVWPGGETEALTRLERHLERKAWVANFERPRMNANSLLASPTGLSPYLRFGCLSCRLFYFKLTDLYKKVKKNSSPPLSLYGQLLWREFFYTAATNNPRFDKMEGNPICVQIPWDKNPEALAKWAEGRTGFPWIDAIMTQLRQEGWIHHLARHAVACFLTRGDLWISWEEGMKVFEELLLDADWSINAGSWMWLSCSSFFQQFFHCYCPVGFGRRTDPNGDYIRRYLPVLRGFPAKYIYDPWNAPEGIQKVAKCLIGVNYPKPMVNHAEASRLNIERMKQIYQQLSRYRGLGLLASVPSNPNGNGGLMGYSPGENIPGCSNSGSCPQGSGILHCGHGDSQQTHLLKQGRGSPDTGISSGKRPSQEEDTQSIGPKVQRQSTN
- the CRY1 gene encoding cryptochrome-1 isoform X2, encoding MGVNAVHWFRKGLRLHDNPALKECIQGADTIRCVYILDPWFAGSSNVGINRWRFLLQCLEDLDANLRKLNSRLFVIRGQPADVFPRLFKEWNITKLSIEYDSEPFGKERDAAIKKLATEAGVEVIVRISHTLYDLDKIIELNGGQPPLTYKRFQTLISKMEPLEIPEETITSEVIEKCTTPLSEDHDEKYGVPSLEELGFDTDGLSSAVWPGGETEALTRLERHLERKAWVANFERPRMNANSLLASPTGLSPYLRFGCLSCRLFYFKLTDLYKKVKKNSSPPLSLYGQLLWREFFYTAATNNPRFDKMEGNPICVQIPWDKNPEALAKWAEGRTGFPWIDAIMTQLRQEGWIHHLARHAVACFLTRGDLWISWEEGMKVFEELLLDADWSINAGSWMWLSCSSFFQQFFHCYCPVGFGRRTDPNGDYIRRYLPVLRGFPAKYIYDPWNAPEGIQKVAKCLIGVNYPKPMVNHAEASRLNIERMKQIYQQLSRYRGLGLLASVPSNPNGNGGLMGYSPGENIPGCSNSGSCPQGSGILHCGHGDSQQTHLLKQEAPRTLASAVGSGLVRKRTHKVSVLRSRDRALIRKRSGGMLLQLNFVGISVLFH